The Phragmites australis chromosome 15, lpPhrAust1.1, whole genome shotgun sequence genome window below encodes:
- the LOC133893137 gene encoding uncharacterized protein LOC133893137, producing the protein MRWSARALLLLAVAALALRLLYGAFLSVSAGAGWPLYPAVVATRRTYVQAQVTSPEIWRSREWRKAVDYHAAVLAGHLADGILAPSSRAVCLGGAQEALALRELGVAGAIAVAKKRSPPLVVAGDERHLPFQASSVDFVFAGRALDSAKRPSDLAGEAARILKPEGHLVVLTSSADDAYSLRSLQSLLPSFRLVRSREINGPEASTLRELVFQKLHDDTPAGSSSTGTGNSVNNCTIGDHKLQLLVHAEPLIKDEPLKPWITLKRNIKNIKYLPAFADISFKRQYVYVDVGARSYGSSIGGWFRKQYPKQNHTFQVFAIEADPVFHNEYAAKKGVTLLPYAAWVKNETLKFEINSDPGKEDEAKANGRGMGRIRPTVGKKMSGEVRSVPAFDFAEWLKQTVSEQDYVVMKMDVEGTEFDLIPRLFDTGAICLVDELFLECHYNRWQKCCPGERSPKYQNTYEECLELFSSLRESGVLVHQWW; encoded by the coding sequence ATGAGGTGGTCCGCccgcgccctcctcctcctcgctgtcGCTGCTCTCGCGCTCCGCCTCCTCTACGGGGCCTTCCTCTCGGTCTCCGCAGGCGCCGGCTGGCCGCTCTACCCCGCCGTCGTCGCCACCAGGAGGACCTACGTCCAGGCCCAAGTCACATCCCCGGAGATCTGGCGCAGCCGCGAGTGGCGCAAGGCCGTCGACTACCACGCCGCCGTGCTCGCCGGCCACCTCGCTGATGGCATCCTCGCGCCGTCGTCCCGCGCCGTGTGCCTCGGCGGCGCGCAGGAGGCGCTCGCGCTGCGGGAGCTGGGGGTGGCCGGCGCCATCGCTGTCGCGAAGAAGCGTTCGCCCCCGCTTGTCGTCGCCGGCGACGAACGCCACCTGCCGTTCCAGGCCTCCTCCGTCGACTTTGTCTTCGCCGGCCGCGCTCTTGACTCTGCCAAGCGCCCCTCAGACCTCGCCGGCGAGGCCGCGCGGATTTTGAAGCCAGAGGGCCATCTCGTCGTCCTCACGTCCAGCGCCGACGACGCCTACAGCCTCCGCTCACTCCAATCACTACTCCCGTCCTTCCGGCTAGTCCGGTCTCGCGAGATCAATGGCCCGGAGGCTTCCACCCTCCGGGAACTAGTCTTCCAGAAGCTTCATGATGATACTCCGGCAGGTTCCTCCTCCACTGGAACTGGCAATTCAGTGAACAACTGCACAATTGGGGATCACAAGCTTCAACTTCTCGTGCACGCCGAGCCACTGATCAAGGATGAGCCACTCAAGCCATGGATCACGCTGAAgagaaacatcaagaacatcaAGTACCTCCCGGCATTCGCTGATATCAGCTTCAAGCGCCAGTATGTGTATGTTGATGTTGGCGCCCGTAGCTACGGCTCCAGTATTGGTGGCTGGTTCCGGAAGCAGTACCCTAAGCAGAACCATACCTTCCAGGTGTTTGCCATTGAGGCTGATCCGGTGTTCCACAATGAGTATGCGGCGAAGAAGGGTGTCACATTGCTTCCATACGCAGCCTGGGTCAAGAACGAGACTCTCAAATTCGAGATCAACAGTGACCCTGGGAAGGAGGATGAGGCTAAGGCTAATGGCCGTGGCATGGGGCGCATCCGTCCCAcggtggggaagaagatgtCTGGTGAGGTCAGGAGTGTCCCGGCCTTTGATTTTGCTGAGTGGTTGAAGCAAACAGTGTCGGAACAGGACTAtgtggtgatgaagatggatgtGGAGGGGACAGAATTTGATTTGATCCCAAGGCTGTTTGATACAGGCGCAATCTGCTTGGTCGACGAGCTGTTCCTCGAGTGCCATTACAATCGGTGGCAGAAGTGCTGCCCTGGTGAGCGGTCACCCAAGTACCAGAATACGTATGAGGAGTGCTTGGAGCTTTTCAGTTCATTGCGGGAGAGTGGTGTTCTTGTGCATCAATGGTGGTAA
- the LOC133892338 gene encoding CASP-like protein 4B1 has translation MAMAVTSPAKGSGVASPPPPGVEKTNDSYNGHGAPGTRTAARAEHEDLQALDDIVLVLRAGAALAAFVAVALVASCRHGDWMEFARYQEYRYLLGASVVACVYSAAQALRNFRRKRGPTSVGFLDFAGDQVVAYLLITASSAALPITIRMRSAVINIFTDAMAAAISLGFIAFAALAFTAMLSVFRLSAQHSSQLAATNIVIN, from the exons ATGGCCATGGCCGTGACGAGCCCCGCCAAAGGCAGCGGCGTCGCCTCACCCCCACCGCCGGGCGTTGAGAAGACGAACGACTCCTACAACGGGCACGGTGCGCCCGGGACGAGGACGGCGGCCAGGGCCGAGCACGAGGACCTGCAGGCGCTCGACGATATCGTGCTGGTGCTGCGCGCGGGCGCGGCGCTTGCGGCGTTCGTGGCCGTCGCGCTCGTCGCGTCCTGCCGCCACGGGGACTGGATGGAGTTCGCAAGATACCAAGAGTACAG GTATCTTCTCGGGGCGTCCGTGGTGGCGTGCGTCTACTCGGCGGCGCAGGCTCTGCGCAACTTTCGCCGGAAGCGCGGCCCGACCTCGGTGGGTTTTCTTGATTTCGCCGGCGATCAG GTGGTGGCGTATTTACTGATCACGGCGTCGTCGGCTGCTCTCCCCATCACGATCCGCATGAGATCAGCCGTGATCAACATCTTCACGGACGCCATGGCAGCCGCCATCAGCTTGGGTTTCATCGCCTTTGCGGCGCTCGCCTTCACCGCCATGCTCTCCGTCTTCAGGCTCTCCGCGCAACATAGTAGCCAGCTAGCTGCCACAAATATAGTCATTAACTAG